A stretch of Faecalibacterium duncaniae DNA encodes these proteins:
- a CDS encoding C69 family dipeptidase has protein sequence MSLKKKIAAAFIACAMTLAVVPSAFACTALYVGSDLTEDGTTMFGRIEDLGTNDYNKLFNISPAGKHTAGEVYEGCYGFTYTFTHDSYRYTARRDDNGLGVCPDCDSTHEHTPYEEAGTNEKGVMVSATESLYGTDAVLSVDPYVDNGIEEAEITTVLLSEASTAREGVALLTSIYDNAGAAGGSGVFIADQNETWFVENLTGHTCLALKLSSSVVFMQPNIAAMGKIDLDDTDHVVASANLISVAQKAGTFVGDAAANVIDLDASYNGDIASDRMAAGLNYLYGTDTFTKDNYSETDFAISNVGENGAIVPVYSNIQLTKKFSVEDSIHFFQTEPIGKTGNVETHLFQVSATGDLNTAITEWTAFDDDVYNAFVPYYPMLTTDTADVYKVSVHKVTRSDEQPTEGVWYQDAKGRYYTYPDDWTDSFYGVRDALSNLLTYGSNGNQVTAKDQTAAKASYAALQQEIMADYADMKAAVAAADTLEAKQAAATNASNAMSQKVYNTTLKMYNKLQAKTAARAWVSSLLH, from the coding sequence ATGTCTTTGAAGAAGAAAATTGCTGCGGCTTTCATCGCCTGTGCGATGACGCTTGCCGTGGTTCCTTCCGCCTTCGCCTGCACGGCACTCTATGTCGGCAGCGACCTCACCGAGGATGGCACCACCATGTTTGGCCGGATCGAGGATCTGGGCACCAACGATTACAACAAGCTGTTCAACATCAGCCCCGCCGGGAAGCACACCGCGGGCGAGGTGTACGAGGGCTGCTACGGTTTTACCTACACCTTCACCCACGACAGCTACCGCTACACCGCCCGCCGGGACGACAACGGTCTGGGTGTCTGCCCGGACTGCGACAGCACCCACGAGCACACCCCCTATGAGGAGGCTGGCACCAACGAGAAGGGCGTCATGGTCTCTGCCACCGAGTCTCTCTACGGCACCGACGCCGTGCTGAGCGTAGACCCCTATGTGGACAACGGCATTGAGGAAGCCGAGATCACCACGGTGCTGCTGAGCGAAGCTTCCACGGCCCGCGAGGGTGTTGCCCTGCTGACCTCCATCTACGACAACGCCGGTGCAGCCGGCGGCTCCGGCGTGTTTATTGCCGACCAGAACGAGACCTGGTTCGTGGAGAACCTGACGGGCCACACCTGCCTTGCCCTGAAGCTCTCCTCCAGCGTGGTCTTCATGCAGCCCAACATCGCCGCTATGGGCAAGATCGATCTGGATGACACCGACCATGTGGTGGCCTCTGCCAACCTGATCTCCGTGGCCCAGAAGGCCGGTACCTTTGTGGGCGACGCCGCTGCCAATGTCATCGATCTGGATGCCTCCTACAACGGCGACATCGCATCGGACCGCATGGCAGCCGGCCTGAACTACCTGTACGGCACCGACACCTTTACAAAGGACAACTACAGTGAGACCGACTTTGCCATCAGCAACGTCGGCGAGAACGGTGCCATCGTCCCGGTCTACTCCAATATCCAGCTGACCAAGAAGTTCTCGGTGGAGGATTCCATCCACTTCTTTCAGACCGAGCCCATCGGCAAGACGGGCAATGTGGAGACTCATCTGTTCCAGGTGAGCGCCACCGGCGATCTGAACACCGCCATTACCGAGTGGACCGCTTTTGACGACGACGTGTACAACGCCTTCGTCCCTTACTATCCGATGCTGACCACCGACACCGCAGATGTCTACAAGGTCTCGGTCCATAAGGTCACCCGTTCCGACGAGCAGCCCACCGAGGGCGTCTGGTATCAGGATGCCAAGGGCCGCTACTATACCTACCCGGACGACTGGACCGACTCCTTCTACGGCGTGCGTGATGCCCTCTCCAACCTGCTGACCTACGGCAGCAATGGCAATCAGGTCACCGCAAAGGATCAGACTGCAGCCAAGGCCAGCTATGCCGCGCTCCAGCAGGAGATCATGGCCGATTACGCCGATATGAAGGCCGCCGTTGCCGCCGCCGACACGCTTGAGGCCAAGCAGGCTGCCGCCACCAACGCCAGCAATGCCATGAGCCAGAAGGTGTACAACACCACCCTGAAGATGTACAATAAGCTCCAGGCCAAGACGGCCGCCCGGGCATGGGTCAGCTCTCTGCTGCACTGA
- a CDS encoding threonine aldolase family protein, protein MLYFENDYCEGAHPAILQKLVETNFEKVSGYGTDPYCASAREKIRAACGAPDADVWFISGGTQSNAIVIASMLRRWEGVLAASTGHVAAHEAGAIEFTGHKVIGLPHTNGKLDAGTVEDWCRTFYADGNMDHLVFPGMVYISHPSEYGTLYTKAELEALSAVCHKYHMPLFMDGARLGYGLAAEGTDVTLADVARLTDVFYIGGTKVGALCGEAVVFPHGAPAHFMTMVKQQGALLAKGRLLGIQFDVLFTDDLYQTISKNAIETAAVLKKGLAEKGYSFFMDSPTNQVFIVLSNEQLAALEGKAKFGFWEKYDDTHTVVRIATSWATRMEEVEQLLELM, encoded by the coding sequence ATGCTGTATTTTGAAAACGATTACTGCGAGGGTGCGCATCCGGCGATCTTACAGAAGCTGGTGGAGACCAACTTTGAAAAGGTCTCCGGCTACGGCACCGATCCCTATTGCGCCAGTGCGCGGGAGAAGATTCGCGCGGCGTGCGGCGCACCGGATGCCGATGTCTGGTTCATTTCGGGCGGCACCCAGAGCAACGCCATCGTCATTGCATCAATGCTGCGCCGCTGGGAGGGTGTGCTGGCCGCATCCACCGGCCATGTGGCCGCTCACGAGGCCGGTGCCATCGAGTTCACGGGCCACAAGGTCATCGGCCTGCCGCACACCAACGGCAAGCTGGATGCCGGGACGGTTGAGGACTGGTGCAGGACCTTCTATGCCGATGGCAATATGGACCACCTCGTGTTCCCGGGCATGGTGTACATCTCCCACCCGTCGGAGTACGGCACCCTGTACACCAAGGCAGAGCTGGAAGCGCTGTCCGCTGTCTGCCATAAGTACCACATGCCGCTGTTCATGGACGGTGCCCGTCTGGGCTATGGTCTGGCCGCCGAGGGCACCGATGTGACGCTGGCCGATGTGGCCCGCCTGACCGATGTGTTCTACATCGGCGGCACCAAGGTGGGTGCGCTCTGCGGCGAGGCAGTTGTGTTCCCCCACGGCGCACCGGCTCACTTTATGACCATGGTCAAGCAGCAGGGCGCTCTGCTGGCAAAGGGCCGTCTGCTGGGCATCCAGTTCGATGTGCTGTTCACCGATGACCTGTACCAGACCATCAGCAAAAATGCCATTGAGACCGCCGCCGTGCTCAAGAAGGGACTGGCCGAAAAGGGCTATTCGTTCTTCATGGATTCGCCCACGAATCAGGTGTTCATTGTGTTGTCCAACGAGCAGCTGGCCGCGCTGGAAGGCAAGGCCAAGTTCGGCTTCTGGGAGAAGTACGATGATACCCACACCGTTGTCCGCATTGCCACCAGCTGGGCCACCCGGATGGAAGAGGTGGAGCAGCTGCTGGAGCTGATGTAA
- a CDS encoding PTS sugar transporter subunit IIA, with protein sequence MGFFDKLFGGKAASETKFSGQKMTVMLPIDGKVIPLEQLPDETFASAILGPGCGVEPTGDTVYAPFDGTVTQVPESLHAVGMMSDDGIELLIHVGMDTVEMKGQGFTSLTKEGAKVKAGTPLLKVDLEAIRAAGHPTATALIVTNSDDLPEISVVANGDAAAGTPVFKFKK encoded by the coding sequence ATGGGCTTTTTTGACAAGCTTTTTGGCGGCAAGGCCGCATCCGAGACGAAATTTTCCGGCCAGAAGATGACGGTCATGCTTCCCATTGACGGCAAGGTGATCCCGCTGGAGCAGCTGCCCGACGAGACCTTTGCCTCTGCGATCCTGGGCCCCGGCTGCGGCGTGGAGCCCACCGGCGACACCGTTTATGCTCCCTTTGACGGCACCGTTACGCAGGTGCCCGAAAGCCTGCACGCCGTTGGTATGATGAGCGATGACGGCATTGAGCTGCTGATCCATGTCGGCATGGACACGGTGGAGATGAAGGGACAGGGCTTTACCTCCCTGACCAAAGAAGGGGCCAAGGTCAAGGCCGGCACCCCGCTGCTGAAGGTGGATCTGGAGGCCATCCGCGCCGCAGGCCACCCCACTGCAACGGCTCTCATCGTGACCAACAGTGATGACCTGCCGGAGATCAGTGTTGTTGCAAACGGCGATGCTGCCGCTGGCACGCCGGTGTTCAAGTTCAAGAAATAA
- a CDS encoding dicarboxylate/amino acid:cation symporter produces METKKKHELSLAKRMAISLVCGLVAGLAFMFLREHLNASGQAQTWTTINNLLFQDITAEGAERAFGIFYIIGQLFIKALQLVIIPMVFTSISLAIGSIADTRTMGRISAKTLFWFLLCSFLALLLAGCVGYGTYSMGLFNTRIEGLAEASGSTGSNPLNVVLNIIPSNIITAFGSNGAVLSSVFLAVAIGLSMNTLGESRTATLRRLLGEVNDVVVVFLNFIVSNFAPFAVFVLLTRTFAIYGIDYLKPALVYVVVTVVLLLAFLIIAYPLVIALGAKLDPFTFIRKIANVAVFSFSTSSSAATLPLNIKVCEEEFGVDESIASFVLPLGMTINMDGTAIMQVIATVFIAGCAGYTVTPGQLVVVALLALLASVGTPAAPGAGAVILFTILSGMGFVNDGALLAYSLILAINRPIEMLVTSLNVVGDAVASICVAKSEGLLNEKTFNK; encoded by the coding sequence ATGGAAACAAAAAAGAAGCACGAATTATCCCTTGCAAAACGCATGGCGATCTCTCTGGTCTGCGGCCTGGTGGCCGGTCTGGCCTTTATGTTCCTGCGGGAGCATCTGAACGCCAGCGGTCAGGCACAGACCTGGACCACCATCAACAACCTGCTGTTCCAGGATATCACCGCCGAGGGCGCTGAGCGTGCCTTTGGCATCTTCTACATCATCGGCCAGCTCTTCATCAAGGCGCTGCAGCTGGTGATCATCCCCATGGTCTTTACCTCCATTTCGCTGGCCATCGGCAGCATTGCAGACACCCGCACCATGGGCCGCATTTCCGCAAAGACCCTGTTCTGGTTCCTGCTGTGCTCCTTCCTGGCGCTGCTGCTGGCAGGCTGTGTGGGCTACGGCACCTACTCCATGGGCCTGTTCAACACCCGCATCGAGGGTCTGGCAGAAGCCAGCGGTTCCACCGGTTCCAACCCCCTGAACGTGGTGCTGAACATCATCCCCTCCAACATCATCACTGCCTTTGGCAGCAATGGCGCTGTGCTTTCCAGCGTGTTCCTGGCAGTGGCCATCGGCCTGAGCATGAACACCCTGGGCGAGAGCCGCACCGCGACCCTGCGCCGCCTGCTGGGCGAGGTCAACGATGTGGTGGTCGTGTTCCTGAACTTCATCGTCAGCAACTTTGCCCCCTTTGCGGTCTTTGTGCTGCTGACCCGTACCTTCGCCATCTACGGCATCGATTACCTCAAGCCCGCGCTGGTCTATGTGGTGGTCACGGTGGTCCTGCTGCTGGCCTTTCTGATCATTGCCTACCCGCTGGTCATTGCACTGGGGGCCAAGCTGGACCCTTTCACCTTCATCCGCAAGATCGCCAACGTGGCAGTGTTCAGCTTCTCCACCTCCTCCAGCGCCGCCACCCTGCCCCTGAACATCAAGGTGTGCGAGGAAGAGTTCGGCGTGGATGAGAGCATTGCTTCCTTCGTCCTGCCGCTGGGCATGACCATCAACATGGACGGCACCGCCATCATGCAGGTCATTGCCACCGTGTTCATTGCAGGCTGTGCCGGCTACACCGTCACCCCCGGCCAGCTGGTCGTGGTTGCCCTGCTGGCCCTGCTGGCATCTGTGGGCACCCCCGCCGCTCCCGGCGCTGGGGCTGTCATCCTGTTCACTATCCTGTCCGGCATGGGCTTCGTCAACGACGGCGCTCTGCTGGCCTACTCCCTGATCCTGGCTATCAACCGCCCCATCGAGATGCTGGTCACCTCTCTGAACGTGGTGGGTGATGCAGTTGCCAGCATCTGCGTTGCCAAGAGCGAGGGTCTGCTGAACGAGAAGACCTTCAATAAGTAA
- a CDS encoding MATE family efflux transporter: protein MRMSKDEYLITDAPLKALTVFAMPMILGSFFQQIYNMADSIIVGQFVGSSALAAVGACAALTNVFICVALGAGVGAGVLVSRYFGAKEYGKMKTIVSTSLLSFLILSIVLGVFGLCFSLPMMRGLQTPPDILDEAVLYLRVYFAGFPFLFMYNILSNMFTSIGESRIPLALLIFSSVLNIFMDLWMVAGLGLGVFGAALATLIAQGISAIFSFLIFLHRMRRYESPFQRFDWRGLQSMLQIAVPSILQQSTVSIGMLIVQAVVNPFGTQALAGYSATMRVENVFSLIFVSIGNAVSPFVSQNLGAGKPQRIKKGYHAALVLDLCFAAIAFVVIEALHTQISSLFLGKDGTVLAYQVSGDYMRWLGYFFIFMGIKMATDGVLRGLGIMRPFLVANMVNLAIRLSVALICAPRFGIAFVWLAVPAGWLANFLISYGALRRSWPTDKMASTR from the coding sequence ATGAGAATGTCGAAAGATGAGTATTTGATCACCGATGCGCCCCTCAAAGCGTTGACGGTTTTTGCAATGCCGATGATTCTTGGGAGTTTTTTTCAGCAAATATACAATATGGCCGACTCCATTATTGTCGGCCAGTTTGTTGGTTCTTCTGCACTTGCAGCTGTCGGTGCCTGTGCAGCATTGACCAATGTGTTCATTTGTGTGGCACTGGGAGCCGGCGTAGGTGCCGGTGTGCTGGTGAGCCGCTATTTCGGTGCCAAAGAATATGGCAAAATGAAAACCATTGTGTCAACGTCCTTGCTCAGCTTTTTGATTCTGAGCATTGTCCTTGGCGTTTTTGGCTTATGCTTTTCCCTCCCGATGATGCGGGGCTTGCAAACCCCTCCCGACATTCTGGATGAGGCGGTGCTGTATCTGCGGGTCTATTTTGCGGGCTTTCCGTTCTTGTTTATGTATAACATTCTCTCCAACATGTTCACCTCCATCGGTGAATCAAGAATTCCCTTGGCACTCCTGATTTTTTCTTCTGTCCTGAATATTTTTATGGACCTTTGGATGGTTGCTGGGCTTGGTCTGGGCGTGTTCGGTGCCGCTCTTGCAACCTTGATTGCCCAAGGCATTTCCGCCATATTTTCCTTTCTGATTTTTCTTCATCGGATGCGGCGATACGAGAGCCCATTTCAACGATTTGACTGGCGGGGGCTGCAATCCATGCTGCAAATTGCCGTGCCGTCGATTCTTCAGCAGTCTACGGTGTCCATCGGTATGCTGATTGTGCAGGCAGTTGTAAATCCATTCGGCACACAGGCGCTGGCAGGCTATTCGGCGACGATGCGAGTAGAGAATGTGTTCTCTTTGATTTTTGTCTCCATCGGCAATGCGGTTTCGCCGTTTGTTTCCCAAAACCTTGGCGCAGGCAAGCCCCAACGCATCAAAAAAGGGTACCACGCTGCACTGGTGCTGGATCTGTGCTTTGCAGCCATTGCGTTTGTGGTCATTGAAGCGCTGCACACGCAGATTTCCTCGCTGTTCTTGGGAAAAGACGGAACGGTGTTGGCCTATCAGGTGTCTGGTGATTATATGAGATGGCTTGGTTACTTTTTCATCTTCATGGGTATCAAGATGGCAACCGATGGAGTTCTTCGCGGTCTCGGAATTATGCGTCCGTTCCTCGTTGCAAACATGGTGAACCTTGCGATTCGTCTGTCCGTTGCCCTGATCTGTGCACCGCGTTTCGGCATTGCCTTTGTCTGGCTTGCTGTACCAGCTGGTTGGCTTGCGAACTTCTTAATCTCCTATGGGGCTCTCAGGAGATCATGGCCGACTGATAAAATGGCATCAACCAGATAA
- a CDS encoding YeiH family protein, whose translation MSKKITALIPGAALALGIACIAKWLETLESSAGLHLIGASVIALFIGMAINAFFQPNKTTAPGIKFTSKKVLKFAIVLLGASLNIRTVLTVGRFSLTVMLFTLATCFGLGALIGKALGLNWKTSSLINAGTGICGGSAIAAIAPVIEADDMDIAYGMSATFLFDTVMIVVFPLLGRWLGLSDAAFGLWAGTAVNDTSSVVATGYAFSEAAGDFATMVKLTRTLAIIPAVLVFAAINLHLKKKESAQANGVKVSIRSIFPWFILAFLAMSLLTSLGLLPAGLVSGLKTISKFLMVAALAAIGLNTNFKSLCRSGAKPMLHGFIISTLVVLVAIGVEYMIGIAPYGTL comes from the coding sequence ATGTCAAAGAAGATCACCGCCCTGATCCCCGGAGCCGCGCTGGCACTGGGCATCGCCTGCATCGCCAAGTGGCTGGAAACGCTGGAAAGCAGCGCCGGGCTCCACCTCATTGGCGCATCGGTCATCGCCCTGTTTATCGGCATGGCCATCAATGCGTTTTTCCAGCCCAACAAAACAACCGCGCCGGGCATCAAATTCACCTCTAAGAAGGTCCTGAAATTCGCCATTGTCCTTCTGGGTGCCAGCCTGAACATCCGCACCGTGCTGACCGTGGGCCGTTTTTCGCTGACGGTCATGCTCTTCACCCTGGCCACCTGCTTTGGGCTGGGCGCGCTGATCGGCAAAGCGCTCGGGCTCAACTGGAAAACCAGCAGCCTGATCAACGCTGGAACCGGCATCTGCGGCGGCTCTGCCATTGCCGCCATTGCACCGGTGATCGAGGCCGATGACATGGACATCGCCTACGGTATGTCCGCCACCTTCCTGTTCGATACGGTGATGATCGTTGTGTTCCCGCTTCTTGGCCGGTGGCTTGGGCTTTCCGATGCCGCATTCGGTCTCTGGGCCGGTACGGCGGTCAATGATACTTCGAGCGTTGTAGCCACCGGTTACGCTTTCAGTGAAGCAGCCGGTGACTTTGCAACGATGGTCAAGCTGACCCGCACGCTGGCGATCATTCCGGCTGTTCTGGTCTTTGCCGCCATCAACCTGCACCTGAAAAAGAAAGAGAGCGCCCAGGCCAACGGTGTCAAGGTGAGCATCCGTTCCATTTTCCCCTGGTTCATCCTTGCGTTCCTTGCCATGTCCCTGCTGACCAGTCTGGGCCTTCTGCCCGCCGGGCTGGTTTCCGGCCTGAAGACCATCAGCAAGTTTCTGATGGTCGCGGCCCTGGCGGCCATTGGTCTGAACACGAACTTTAAATCGCTCTGCCGTTCCGGCGCAAAGCCCATGCTGCACGGCTTCATCATCTCCACATTGGTCGTTTTGGTCGCCATTGGTGTTGAGTACATGATCGGCATCGCGCCCTACGGCACACTGTAA
- a CDS encoding TPM domain-containing protein: MKHTAKRFAALLAALVLALCLSIPAFAAAPLVRDEMGLFDADTYSQLEASAEAASDGHDCDVYFLVVDSIGDADQRQYAKDYYLANGLGSGSEQSGILFLLAVGSRKYVTITYGGGVTAFTDYRIEQIEDTVVPYLSDDDWAEAASEYLSMCADTLDFYAEHGEPLDVDNDTSGWPILLLIVIGVPMIIAGIVCGVLYSQMKTARLKTEANDYIGAGLKLRVQVDNYTHTDRVQVYDPPHEESSSSGGSSVDSDGFGGSSGGSF; encoded by the coding sequence ATGAAACACACTGCAAAACGCTTTGCCGCCCTGCTGGCCGCACTGGTGCTGGCGCTCTGCCTGAGCATCCCCGCCTTTGCCGCCGCACCGCTGGTGCGGGACGAGATGGGCCTGTTCGATGCGGATACTTACAGCCAGCTGGAAGCCTCTGCCGAAGCCGCCAGCGACGGCCACGACTGCGACGTATATTTTCTGGTGGTGGACAGCATCGGCGATGCCGACCAGCGCCAGTACGCCAAAGATTACTACCTTGCCAACGGTCTGGGCAGCGGCTCTGAACAGAGCGGCATCCTCTTCCTGCTGGCAGTCGGCTCCCGCAAGTATGTCACCATCACCTACGGCGGCGGCGTGACAGCCTTTACCGATTACCGCATCGAGCAGATCGAAGATACCGTTGTCCCCTATCTCTCGGACGACGACTGGGCCGAGGCCGCCTCCGAGTACCTCTCCATGTGCGCCGACACGCTGGATTTCTACGCTGAGCACGGCGAACCTCTGGATGTTGACAACGACACCAGCGGCTGGCCCATCCTGCTCCTCATCGTCATCGGCGTACCCATGATCATTGCCGGTATCGTCTGCGGCGTGCTGTACAGCCAGATGAAAACAGCCCGGCTCAAGACCGAAGCCAACGATTACATCGGTGCAGGCTTAAAGCTGCGGGTGCAGGTGGACAACTACACCCACACCGACCGTGTGCAGGTCTACGACCCGCCCCACGAGGAGAGCAGCAGCTCCGGCGGCTCCTCCGTGGACAGCGATGGCTTTGGCGGCTCCTCCGGCGGCTCGTTCTGA
- a CDS encoding Trm112 family protein, whose amino-acid sequence MAEKTTNYQCPACTGPLHYDGASGKLVCDYCGSAYDVKDIEARYAKKQAAADTAAEGDAKKAARLPRQDSPVWSEAEAEGLNSYSCPTCGAELVCDETTAATTCPYCGNPTVLGGKLSGKLKPEYILPFKLDKKAAIAQLTRYYKGKAFLPKAFKSQNHIAEIQGVYVPFWLYDAKADARGRYEGQNSESHREGDYMVTTTQHYDVRREGSADFTKVPVDGSSKMPNTHMDAIEPFDYGDLKPFSTAYLPGYLADRYDEDADACAERAYRRMYNSTADALHATTGGYSEIHPISENINVDMTHAHYALLPVWMLHTRWKDKDFLFAMNGQTGRLIGDLPVDKSRVAAWFAGISLPLMAVLAFLLLL is encoded by the coding sequence ATGGCTGAAAAGACAACGAATTATCAGTGCCCGGCCTGTACCGGCCCCCTGCACTACGATGGTGCCAGCGGCAAGCTGGTCTGCGATTACTGCGGCTCGGCCTACGACGTAAAGGACATCGAGGCCCGCTACGCCAAAAAGCAGGCCGCTGCCGACACTGCCGCCGAGGGCGATGCCAAAAAAGCCGCCCGCCTGCCCCGGCAGGACAGTCCGGTGTGGAGCGAGGCCGAGGCGGAGGGCCTGAACAGCTACTCCTGCCCCACCTGCGGGGCCGAGCTGGTCTGTGACGAGACCACCGCCGCCACCACCTGCCCCTACTGCGGCAATCCCACAGTGCTGGGCGGCAAGCTCTCCGGCAAGCTGAAGCCGGAATACATCCTGCCCTTCAAGCTGGACAAAAAGGCCGCCATTGCCCAGCTGACCAGATATTACAAGGGCAAGGCCTTCCTGCCCAAGGCGTTCAAGAGCCAGAACCACATCGCAGAGATCCAGGGCGTATATGTCCCCTTCTGGCTCTACGATGCCAAGGCCGACGCGCGCGGCCGGTACGAGGGCCAGAACTCCGAGAGCCACCGCGAGGGCGATTACATGGTGACCACCACCCAGCACTACGATGTACGCCGCGAGGGCTCGGCCGACTTTACCAAGGTGCCGGTGGATGGCTCCAGCAAGATGCCCAACACCCACATGGATGCCATTGAGCCCTTTGATTACGGCGACCTGAAGCCCTTCTCCACGGCCTACCTGCCCGGCTATCTGGCCGACCGGTATGACGAGGATGCCGATGCCTGCGCCGAGCGCGCCTACCGTCGGATGTACAACTCCACGGCCGATGCGCTCCACGCCACCACCGGCGGCTACAGCGAGATCCACCCCATTTCCGAGAACATCAACGTGGATATGACCCACGCCCACTACGCCCTGCTGCCGGTCTGGATGCTCCACACCCGGTGGAAGGACAAGGATTTCCTGTTCGCCATGAACGGGCAGACCGGGCGGCTCATCGGCGACCTGCCGGTGGACAAGAGCCGGGTGGCCGCGTGGTTTGCGGGCATCAGCCTGCCCCTGATGGCAGTGCTGGCGTTCCTGCTGTTGTTATAA
- a CDS encoding SPFH domain-containing protein, translated as MGLIKAAMGAASGVMGDQWKEYFYCDALPAEVLAVKGQKRTNGRSANRHGSENVISDGSVIAVADGQCVLIVEQGKVVDLCAEPGEYTYSTGTQPSLLSGGLKNIDSVFAELGKRFSFGGQAGSDQRIYYINTRELTGNKYGTPNPVPFRVVDQRAGIDIDIGIRCFGEYSYRVVNPILFYTNVCGNVENAYTRDALDGQLKTELMTALQPAFARISEQGIRYSALPGHTAELAEALNQELSAKWSRLRGIEIVSLGVSGVKASEEDEQMIKELQRSAAFMDPTRAAAHLVGAQASAMQTAASNTAAGPAMAFMGMNQAAAAGGVNARDLYQMGGQQTAAQPQAAPAAGWTCSCGHTGNTGKFCAECGKPRPEAPAVWVCSCGAKNSGKFCSECGRPRPAAKCANCGFVPADPANPPKFCPECGKPFGA; from the coding sequence ATGGGTCTCATCAAAGCAGCCATGGGCGCAGCATCCGGCGTGATGGGCGACCAGTGGAAGGAATATTTTTATTGTGACGCTCTGCCTGCGGAGGTGCTGGCCGTCAAGGGCCAGAAGCGGACCAATGGCCGCTCCGCCAACCGGCACGGCAGCGAAAACGTCATCTCGGACGGCTCTGTGATCGCCGTGGCCGACGGCCAGTGCGTGCTGATCGTGGAGCAGGGCAAGGTGGTGGACCTCTGTGCTGAGCCCGGCGAGTACACCTACAGCACCGGCACCCAGCCCTCCCTGCTCAGCGGCGGGCTGAAGAACATCGACAGCGTGTTTGCCGAGCTGGGCAAGCGGTTCAGCTTTGGCGGGCAGGCCGGTTCCGACCAGCGCATCTATTATATCAATACCCGGGAACTCACCGGCAACAAGTACGGCACCCCCAACCCGGTGCCTTTCCGGGTGGTGGACCAGCGCGCCGGCATCGATATCGACATCGGCATCCGGTGCTTCGGCGAATACAGCTACCGGGTGGTCAACCCCATCCTGTTTTACACCAATGTCTGCGGCAATGTGGAAAACGCCTACACCCGCGACGCGCTGGACGGCCAGCTCAAGACCGAGCTGATGACCGCCCTGCAACCCGCCTTTGCCCGGATCAGCGAGCAGGGCATCCGCTACTCCGCCCTGCCCGGCCACACCGCCGAGCTGGCCGAGGCCCTGAATCAGGAGCTGAGCGCCAAGTGGAGCAGGCTGCGCGGCATCGAGATCGTCTCTCTGGGCGTTTCCGGTGTCAAGGCCAGCGAAGAGGACGAGCAGATGATCAAGGAGCTGCAGCGCAGTGCGGCCTTTATGGACCCCACCCGCGCCGCCGCGCATCTGGTGGGTGCACAGGCCTCCGCCATGCAGACTGCCGCCTCCAACACCGCCGCCGGTCCCGCCATGGCCTTTATGGGGATGAACCAGGCCGCTGCAGCGGGCGGTGTCAACGCCCGGGATCTCTACCAGATGGGCGGCCAGCAGACCGCCGCGCAGCCTCAGGCCGCACCAGCCGCTGGCTGGACCTGCAGCTGCGGCCACACCGGCAACACGGGCAAGTTCTGTGCCGAATGCGGCAAGCCCCGGCCCGAAGCCCCGGCTGTCTGGGTGTGCAGCTGCGGTGCAAAGAACAGCGGCAAATTCTGCTCGGAGTGCGGCAGACCCCGGCCCGCCGCCAAGTGCGCCAACTGCGGCTTTGTGCCCGCCGACCCAGCCAACCCGCCCAAGTTCTGCCCCGAGTGCGGCAAGCCCTTTGGGGCCTGA
- the thiW gene encoding energy coupling factor transporter S component ThiW translates to MKKFSVKKLALAGMFCALCVVGSVFSFPMFGSKCAPVQHMVNVLCAVLLGPWWGVGVAFVASLLRNILGLGSLMAFPGSMFGALLCGLVYAKTKNLIATLVGEVFGTSILGGLCAYPVAICLMGKSAGDIAFYAYIVPFLISTAVGAVIAGVLVYSLQHSGALRSMQSSLS, encoded by the coding sequence ATGAAAAAATTCTCTGTGAAAAAGCTGGCTCTCGCTGGAATGTTCTGCGCCCTGTGCGTGGTTGGCAGTGTGTTCAGCTTCCCGATGTTCGGCAGCAAGTGCGCCCCCGTGCAGCACATGGTCAATGTGCTCTGCGCCGTGCTGCTGGGTCCCTGGTGGGGCGTGGGCGTGGCCTTTGTGGCTTCGCTGCTCCGCAATATCCTGGGTCTGGGCAGCCTGATGGCCTTCCCGGGCAGCATGTTTGGTGCCCTGCTCTGCGGCCTGGTCTACGCAAAGACCAAAAACCTGATCGCCACCCTGGTGGGCGAGGTGTTCGGCACCAGCATTCTGGGCGGCCTGTGTGCTTACCCGGTGGCCATCTGCCTGATGGGCAAGAGCGCCGGTGACATCGCGTTCTATGCCTACATCGTGCCCTTCCTCATCTCCACCGCTGTGGGTGCGGTTATTGCGGGTGTGCTGGTGTACAGCCTGCAGCACTCCGGTGCCCTGCGCTCCATGCAGAGCAGCCTTTCCTGA